From the Bacillota bacterium genome, one window contains:
- a CDS encoding flavin reductase → MLDPKCLHQLSYGLYVVSSRAGEHLNGQVANTVFQVSNDPPSVAVMLVPIQHDGEYGQESGRR, encoded by the coding sequence TTGCTGGATCCCAAGTGCCTGCACCAGCTCAGCTATGGGCTGTACGTGGTTTCGTCCAGGGCGGGAGAGCACCTCAACGGGCAGGTAGCTAACACCGTGTTCCAGGTGTCTAACGACCCGCCTTCGGTGGCCGTGATGTTAGTGCCGATTCAACATGACGGTGAATATGGTCAGGAATCCGGTAGACGCTGA
- a CDS encoding sodium:solute symporter family protein — protein sequence MPPGWVYAALAIYVVIGTAVALASKRGMGKGITEYFLANRTIGGFVGALTYSATTYSAFMLVGLAGFTYRGGVGALGFELIYLSGLVLVAFFGPRFWLAGRKYNYVTPTELLADRYQSRLLGYVSALACMVFLIPYSAVQLMGIGYLLKGLSGGSIPFMTGVIIATLLAILWALIAGMRSVAWTDSLQALFMVVAAVLSVVIVAYRGFGGFGPMFFRLEAEYAAWLTVPGPGFFNIKAFIGLTIPWFFFSISNPQVSQRLFVTKSLRSMRTMLLGFLAFGFIYTLVSVIWGFSALLLLPSLANADLATPTLLGLTSVLPPLLSIVAMIGITAAAISTVDSIILTLSSMVSRDLYGVSARGVDEARQLLAGKLFIPLFALLILLFARLELGLIAALSVASSAGLLVLVPAIFGAFFWKGSTAQGAVASIILGGGVALYLQFSGLRPLGHWPGVWSIITSTITFLAVSLATRPPVEKAEEFLGYLAKSLKEHGAL from the coding sequence ATGCCTCCAGGATGGGTTTATGCTGCCCTGGCCATTTATGTTGTGATAGGGACTGCAGTCGCCCTTGCCTCCAAGAGGGGCATGGGCAAGGGCATCACGGAGTACTTCCTGGCTAATCGCACCATTGGAGGTTTCGTCGGTGCCCTCACCTACAGCGCCACCACCTACAGCGCCTTCATGCTGGTGGGGCTGGCGGGTTTCACCTATCGAGGAGGGGTCGGCGCCCTGGGTTTCGAGCTCATCTACCTCTCCGGCCTCGTCCTGGTCGCCTTCTTCGGTCCCCGGTTCTGGCTTGCGGGACGCAAGTACAACTACGTTACCCCCACCGAGCTCCTGGCAGACAGGTACCAGAGCAGGCTGCTGGGGTACGTCTCAGCCTTGGCATGCATGGTGTTCTTGATCCCCTACAGCGCTGTGCAGCTCATGGGAATAGGCTATCTCCTGAAGGGATTGTCCGGAGGGTCCATCCCCTTCATGACAGGGGTTATCATCGCGACGCTCCTGGCCATTTTGTGGGCGCTGATAGCAGGCATGCGCTCAGTCGCCTGGACCGACTCCCTGCAGGCACTCTTTATGGTAGTTGCAGCGGTATTGTCCGTGGTCATCGTCGCCTACAGGGGTTTTGGGGGCTTTGGGCCAATGTTCTTTCGCCTGGAGGCGGAGTACGCCGCCTGGCTCACAGTGCCAGGACCCGGCTTCTTCAATATCAAGGCCTTCATCGGCCTGACCATTCCCTGGTTCTTCTTCAGCATCTCCAACCCCCAGGTGAGCCAGCGCCTCTTTGTGACCAAGAGCCTGAGGAGCATGAGGACCATGCTCCTGGGGTTCCTTGCCTTCGGGTTCATCTACACCCTGGTATCCGTGATCTGGGGCTTTTCCGCCCTCCTCCTCCTCCCAAGCCTAGCCAATGCCGACCTGGCAACCCCTACCCTTCTGGGATTAACTAGTGTACTCCCGCCCCTGCTTTCGATCGTGGCAATGATCGGCATCACAGCCGCGGCCATCTCCACAGTGGATTCCATCATATTGACACTTTCTTCGATGGTGTCCCGGGACCTCTACGGGGTATCTGCCAGGGGTGTTGACGAAGCACGGCAGCTCCTTGCCGGCAAGCTCTTCATACCCCTGTTCGCCTTGTTGATCCTGCTCTTTGCCAGGCTGGAGCTGGGGCTGATCGCGGCCCTCTCCGTGGCCTCCTCCGCTGGGCTCCTGGTCCTGGTGCCCGCCATATTCGGCGCCTTCTTCTGGAAAGGCTCCACAGCCCAGGGGGCAGTGGCCAGCATTATCCTGGGTGGCGGCGTAGCGCTGTACCTGCAGTTCTCAGGCCTCAGGCCGCTGGGACACTGGCCCGGCGTGTGGAGCATAATCACATCCACCATCACCTTCCTGGCGGTGAGCCTGGCTACTCGCCCGCCAGTGGAAAAGGCCGAGGAATTCCTCGGTTATCTTGCGAAGTCCCTGAAGGAACACGGGGCGCTATAG
- a CDS encoding sigma-54-dependent Fis family transcriptional regulator → MEPDRERVEETYRCWEQIVLQGWDPETVDAIDPMFLRSWQRCLAKSLNPERPIAMTLPDPQIRINLQRRQRLIEVAKPFLENLYRLVQGSGFVVVLLDEECCILALMGDREILERDYHFRVGEFWDEGTKGTNAMGLVMIEQKPLQVYATEHYCRANHWLTCSAAPIRNNHGEMIGILDVSGDYRYAHAHTLGMVVAAVQAIQNQLDLEAANAELTKAYNNTAAIIESISDGLVSFDKYGHITKLNELAVELLGLGRDDYIGQHVSTCINMPDIVTDLLNNRRVISDREVFLDTSLGRVQFLLSGCPITDNERRVSGGVITLQPMKNVQRLVTRISGARAQFTFDHILGKSRSLRRALETAKAVAQSLSTVLLEGESGTGKEMFAQAIHNTSPMHTGPFVAINCGAIPRDLLESELFGYEEGAFTGAKRGGRPGKFELANDGTLFLDEVGDMPFETQASLLRVLEEKQVIRVGGHRPILVNVRVIAATNRDIRKEVDKGNFRRDLYHRLDVIRLRIPPLKEREDDILLLANHFVQKFSTMLRLPPAAIAPEAAVALERYRWPGNVRELSNALERAINLARGETVTLQHLPEPLQAHAAGAKVADRKVTKARYQGSVQRQEEKLIRETLKDTSGNVSRCASVLGISRNTLYRKMKKYRISIPRE, encoded by the coding sequence GTGGAACCTGACCGGGAGAGAGTGGAGGAGACGTACCGCTGCTGGGAGCAAATAGTTTTACAGGGCTGGGATCCCGAGACAGTGGATGCCATTGACCCCATGTTTCTCAGGTCCTGGCAGCGTTGCCTAGCCAAGAGCCTTAACCCTGAAAGGCCAATTGCCATGACCCTGCCCGATCCACAGATCAGGATCAACCTCCAGCGCCGGCAGCGCCTTATCGAGGTGGCCAAGCCCTTCCTAGAGAACCTGTACCGGTTGGTACAAGGCTCTGGGTTTGTGGTGGTACTCCTGGACGAGGAGTGCTGTATCCTTGCGCTAATGGGTGATAGGGAGATCCTGGAGAGGGACTACCACTTCCGGGTAGGGGAGTTCTGGGACGAGGGCACCAAGGGCACCAACGCCATGGGCCTCGTGATGATCGAGCAAAAGCCACTACAGGTGTACGCCACCGAACACTACTGCAGGGCAAACCACTGGCTGACCTGCTCCGCTGCCCCTATAAGGAACAACCACGGGGAAATGATTGGTATCCTTGACGTCTCGGGCGACTACCGCTACGCCCACGCCCACACCCTTGGAATGGTTGTGGCAGCGGTACAGGCCATTCAGAACCAGCTGGACTTGGAGGCTGCCAACGCCGAGCTTACCAAAGCCTACAACAATACTGCCGCCATAATAGAATCCATCTCGGACGGCCTGGTATCCTTCGACAAGTACGGGCACATCACGAAGCTCAACGAGCTCGCCGTAGAACTGCTGGGCCTTGGCAGGGATGATTACATTGGCCAGCACGTGAGCACGTGCATCAACATGCCGGACATCGTCACGGACCTCCTGAACAACCGGCGGGTGATATCTGACCGCGAGGTGTTCCTGGACACAAGCCTTGGACGGGTGCAGTTCCTGCTCTCGGGCTGTCCCATCACGGACAACGAGAGAAGGGTGTCCGGTGGCGTCATTACCCTCCAGCCCATGAAGAATGTGCAGCGCCTTGTCACCCGGATTTCCGGCGCCAGGGCCCAGTTCACCTTCGACCACATCCTGGGGAAGAGCCGCAGCCTGCGCCGGGCCCTGGAGACCGCCAAGGCGGTAGCTCAGAGCCTTTCCACGGTGCTCCTTGAAGGGGAGAGTGGAACTGGCAAGGAAATGTTCGCCCAGGCCATCCATAATACCAGCCCCATGCATACTGGTCCGTTTGTGGCCATAAACTGCGGGGCGATCCCCAGGGATCTCCTGGAGAGCGAGCTCTTCGGGTACGAGGAGGGTGCCTTCACAGGAGCGAAGCGAGGAGGCCGCCCGGGCAAGTTCGAACTGGCAAACGACGGCACCCTCTTCCTTGATGAGGTCGGGGACATGCCCTTCGAGACCCAGGCGTCCCTGCTCAGGGTTCTCGAGGAGAAGCAGGTAATAAGGGTTGGCGGCCACAGGCCAATACTGGTGAACGTGAGGGTGATAGCTGCCACCAACCGGGACATCAGGAAGGAGGTGGATAAGGGGAACTTCCGCAGGGACCTGTACCATCGCCTTGACGTGATCCGCCTGCGCATTCCTCCCCTTAAGGAGCGGGAAGACGATATACTGCTCCTGGCTAATCACTTCGTGCAGAAGTTCTCAACCATGCTCAGGCTGCCCCCTGCTGCCATTGCACCAGAAGCCGCTGTGGCGCTCGAGAGGTACAGGTGGCCTGGCAACGTACGCGAACTGTCGAATGCCCTAGAAAGGGCCATCAACCTGGCGCGCGGGGAGACGGTGACCCTTCAGCACCTGCCCGAGCCCTTGCAGGCTCATGCGGCGGGAGCGAAGGTCGCAGACAGGAAGGTGACGAAGGCACGTTACCAGGGGTCAGTACAGAGGCAAGAGGAAAAGCTGATAAGGGAAACCCTCAAGGACACATCCGGCAATGTCTCCCGGTGTGCCTCTGTGCTTGGTATCAGCAGGAACACGCTCTACAGGAAGATGAAGAAGTACCGGATTTCAATTCCACGCGAGTAA